A window from Desulfovibrio sp. Fe33 encodes these proteins:
- a CDS encoding zinc dependent phospholipase C family protein, which yields MPKELIHFKTAEKTAARLADTRFAPGIAARPQGLFLGAVFHDALFFGATPRALPMAKMAHRIHGAKGEDTHALLRLQASHAATAPDRDLAAALLVGMASHLWADTVMHPMVWHLTGDYYAASRREKSLARQRHRALESLMDMTACPEMIGSPLYRIRNLLTALGPALYTALPMAGLAELADIREAKAAPALASAFGVFARFQSLFPSSGLSKTLFAASAWLPNTAREIAALFYSPRWLDQAYRIQGPIRYLDPVSGDPREESLTELMDRAADQAANLCRRLEPAVFDRAEEILPEPGPSLDSGRLGAGTKDMRHLAGDPFPTLPRHFR from the coding sequence ATGCCCAAGGAACTGATTCACTTCAAAACAGCCGAAAAGACCGCGGCGAGACTTGCCGACACGCGTTTCGCGCCCGGCATCGCGGCCCGCCCCCAAGGACTGTTCCTCGGGGCCGTGTTTCATGACGCCCTGTTTTTCGGGGCCACGCCCCGCGCCCTGCCCATGGCCAAGATGGCTCACCGCATTCACGGGGCGAAAGGCGAAGACACACACGCTCTGCTCCGGCTCCAGGCCAGCCACGCAGCGACGGCTCCGGACCGCGATCTGGCTGCCGCCCTGCTCGTGGGCATGGCCTCCCACCTCTGGGCGGACACGGTCATGCATCCCATGGTCTGGCACCTGACAGGCGACTACTACGCCGCGTCGCGCCGCGAGAAGTCCCTGGCCCGTCAGCGCCACCGCGCCCTGGAATCGCTCATGGACATGACCGCCTGCCCGGAGATGATCGGCAGCCCCCTCTACCGTATACGCAACCTGCTCACAGCTCTCGGGCCGGCCCTATACACGGCCCTCCCCATGGCAGGACTGGCCGAGCTCGCCGACATCCGGGAAGCCAAGGCGGCCCCGGCGCTGGCCTCGGCCTTCGGCGTCTTCGCCCGCTTCCAGTCGCTTTTCCCGTCGAGCGGCCTGTCCAAGACCCTATTCGCGGCATCGGCATGGCTCCCGAACACCGCCAGGGAGATCGCGGCCCTGTTCTACTCGCCCCGCTGGCTGGATCAGGCCTATCGCATCCAGGGGCCCATCCGTTATCTTGATCCGGTCTCCGGCGATCCCCGGGAAGAAAGTCTGACCGAACTCATGGACCGCGCCGCGGATCAGGCCGCCAACCTTTGCCGCCGCCTTGAACCAGCGGTGTTCGATCGGGCCGAAGAAATCCTGCCCGAACCCGGCCCGTCCCTCGATTCGGGAAGACTGGGCGCCGGCACCAAGGACATGCGGCATTTGGCCGGAGACCCCTTTCCGACACTTCCGCGACATTTCCGCTGA
- a CDS encoding CgeB family protein, translating into MPSIPYTAEQVFDDKTLADLRIRIQGKTWHLWGRSGLERESELARAVPDNSLPVLLGAGLGHCLDLLLERGLPVAVADKETGLLALTNAVDGRAPDTCLHVDAPDPARALDRLTAWREKHGGRPLVPVILPLYQRLDRAYYGALAQILKEGAPTDFWSLARYPKFRSSRPRALFLDSDYFLCREIQAALQRLDVPCRPLRLDDRETGSSRFIENLLKAVVDFRPDFVLTVNHFGLDREGKLAGLLDDLGLPLASWFVDNPHLILFDYAHPGADNTAIFTFDAGNLDEMLNRGFKHVHYLPLATDPHRFHPSAGAGLPEWKSGISFVGNSMARPVARSLALAALPASLAGEYEAVAAAFGNSGETSVVRFLKAERQDWLDALHGLPAREQRLAAESLLTWEATRQYRLTCVRATLPYAPLIVGDDGWTGLLGKSEAKLLPPLDYYRDLPRFYPCSEINFNCTSRQMKGAVNQRVFDVPACGGFLLTDHREQMEDLFDLDREAAVYRRVEDIPATVERFAADETARKNIAQAALRRILAEHTYENRLKKLLSIMRDTFG; encoded by the coding sequence ATGCCTTCCATCCCGTACACGGCCGAACAGGTCTTCGATGACAAAACGCTCGCGGACCTGCGCATCCGCATCCAGGGAAAGACCTGGCACCTCTGGGGCCGGAGCGGCCTTGAGCGGGAATCCGAACTGGCCCGGGCCGTACCGGACAACAGCCTGCCCGTGCTCCTTGGCGCAGGGCTTGGACACTGCCTGGACCTGCTGCTTGAGCGGGGACTGCCCGTGGCTGTAGCGGACAAGGAGACCGGGTTGCTCGCCCTGACCAACGCCGTCGACGGCCGCGCACCCGACACCTGTCTTCATGTCGACGCCCCGGACCCGGCCCGCGCCCTGGACCGTCTGACGGCCTGGCGCGAGAAACACGGCGGCCGCCCTCTCGTTCCGGTGATCCTCCCTCTGTATCAGAGGCTCGACCGGGCATACTACGGCGCACTGGCCCAAATCCTCAAGGAAGGCGCGCCCACCGATTTCTGGTCATTGGCCCGATACCCGAAATTCCGGTCATCCCGGCCCCGCGCGCTCTTCCTCGACTCCGACTATTTCCTCTGCCGGGAAATCCAGGCGGCCCTGCAACGGCTGGACGTCCCGTGCCGCCCCCTGCGTCTGGACGATCGCGAGACCGGCAGCAGCCGATTCATCGAGAATCTGCTCAAGGCGGTAGTCGACTTCCGGCCGGACTTCGTCCTGACGGTCAACCACTTCGGCCTGGACCGCGAAGGCAAACTGGCCGGGCTGCTCGACGACCTCGGCCTGCCGCTCGCCTCCTGGTTCGTGGACAACCCGCACCTGATCCTCTTCGACTACGCCCACCCCGGCGCGGACAATACGGCCATCTTCACCTTCGATGCGGGCAACCTCGACGAGATGCTGAACAGGGGCTTCAAGCATGTGCATTACCTGCCCCTGGCCACGGACCCGCACAGATTTCATCCCAGCGCGGGCGCGGGGCTTCCTGAATGGAAAAGCGGGATATCCTTCGTGGGCAACTCCATGGCTAGGCCTGTCGCCCGAAGCCTTGCCCTTGCCGCCCTGCCCGCTTCACTGGCCGGAGAATACGAGGCCGTGGCCGCAGCGTTCGGCAATTCGGGCGAAACTTCGGTAGTTCGGTTCCTCAAAGCCGAGCGCCAGGACTGGCTCGACGCGCTGCACGGACTGCCCGCCCGCGAACAACGCTTGGCCGCCGAATCCCTGCTCACCTGGGAGGCCACACGGCAATACAGGCTGACCTGCGTGCGGGCCACCCTTCCCTATGCCCCGCTCATCGTCGGAGACGACGGATGGACCGGGCTCCTCGGAAAGTCCGAAGCGAAACTCCTGCCGCCTCTGGACTATTATAGGGACCTTCCGCGATTCTACCCGTGCTCCGAAATCAATTTCAACTGCACCAGCCGCCAGATGAAGGGCGCGGTCAACCAGCGGGTCTTCGACGTCCCGGCCTGCGGCGGGTTCCTCCTGACCGACCACCGCGAGCAGATGGAGGACCTCTTCGACCTGGATCGCGAAGCCGCGGTCTACCGTCGCGTGGAGGACATCCCCGCGACGGTGGAGCGATTCGCGGCCGACGAGACGGCACGGAAGAATATCGCCCAGGCCGCCCTGCGCCGCATTCTGGCCGAACACACCTACGAGAACCGCCTGAAAAAGCTCCTCTCGATCATGCGCGACACTTTCGGCTGA
- a CDS encoding flagellin N-terminal helical domain-containing protein, which produces MSLVINHNLMAMNAARNLGVSYGNLETSTRRLSSGLRITQAADDAAGLAVRELMRSDISSLQQGIRNANDAISLIQTADGALGVIDEKLIRMKELAMQASTGTYNSDQRLIIDSEYQAMASEITRIANSTDFNGIYLLNGALSGATHDGSGLQSTGKLKVHFGTGNDSSEDYYYIQIGTATASALGVGLGATGTSGRSISTQQLAQQSLDVLNNAIISKDKIRANLGSLQNRLENTVTVLEIQAENVQASESRISDVDVATEMTEFVRNQILTQSAVSMLAQANSMPRMALSLLG; this is translated from the coding sequence ATGTCCCTGGTTATCAACCACAACTTGATGGCGATGAATGCTGCTCGCAACCTGGGTGTCTCTTACGGAAACCTGGAAACGTCCACCCGTCGCCTGTCTTCCGGTCTGCGCATCACCCAGGCCGCGGACGACGCCGCAGGTCTGGCCGTTCGCGAACTGATGCGCTCCGACATCAGCTCCCTGCAACAGGGCATCCGCAACGCCAACGACGCCATCTCCCTCATCCAGACGGCTGACGGCGCTCTCGGCGTTATCGATGAAAAACTGATCCGTATGAAGGAATTGGCCATGCAGGCCTCCACGGGTACCTACAACTCCGACCAGCGCCTGATCATCGACTCCGAGTACCAGGCCATGGCTTCGGAAATCACCCGTATCGCCAACTCCACCGACTTCAACGGCATCTACCTGCTCAACGGCGCTCTGTCCGGCGCGACTCACGACGGCTCCGGCCTCCAGTCCACCGGCAAGCTGAAGGTCCACTTCGGCACCGGCAACGACTCCTCGGAAGACTACTACTACATCCAGATCGGCACGGCCACGGCCTCCGCTCTCGGTGTCGGCCTCGGCGCAACGGGCACCTCGGGACGCTCCATCTCCACTCAGCAGTTGGCTCAGCAATCGCTGGACGTCCTGAACAACGCGATCATCTCCAAGGATAAGATCCGCGCCAACCTCGGTTCGTTGCAGAACCGCCTGGAAAACACCGTCACCGTCCTGGAAATCCAGGCCGAGAACGTCCAGGCGTCCGAATCCCGCATCTCCGACGTGGACGTCGCCACCGAGATGACCGAATTCGTGCGCAACCAGATTCTGACCCAGTCCGCAGTCTCCATGCTGGCCCAGGCCAACAGTATGCCGAGAATGGCTCTGTCCCTGCTCGGCTAG